The Flavobacterium sp. CBA20B-1 genome includes the window TGGGGCAAGCGTTGCGCGGAGAAGATTTAACTATTTTTGGTGATGGCAACCAAACCCGTTCTTTTTGTTATGTAGATGATCAAATTGAAGGAATTTATCGCTTGTTGCTCAGCGATTACCATTTGCCCGTTAATATTGGAAATCCCCATGAAATAACTATCAATGAATTTGCGCAGGAAATCATACAATTAACTGGTACAAAGCAGCAAATTTCTTATAAGCCGCTGCCGGAAAATGATCCGTTACAGCGCCAGCCCGATATCTCATTAGCCAAAAAAATATTAAATTGGCAACCAAAAATAGACCGAAAAACAGGATTACAAAGAACTTTTGATTATTTTAGAACGCTTTCGGCAGAAGAATTAAAAAAAGAAGAACATAAAGATTTTTCTAAATACATTTATTAGTGCAACGAAAAATAGGTAGATATTCTAAGTATTTAAGACCCATTACCATCACATTCGATTTGTTTGTTTTGGTTGCATTGGCATTGCTACTGTTGCCAATCTCTTTCCAAACGGTATTTTTCTATCTATACCTTTCTTTTTCTTGGATTGTAACGGCTGTTATCACTAAATTCTATCAAGTTTATCGCTTTACAAAACTTATACAAATCGCACAGAAGATAATTAAACAATATTTTTTATTTGCGCTCAACGTATTCGCACTCAACGGTTTGTTTACTTTAACAGAAACTTACAGCGTTTTAGGATACTATTTGCTTTTTTCGGGCTTTATTATTGTTGCGGCTAAGTACTTGGTTTTTTGGTTGTTGAAATTATTTCGAAAATATTATAAAGGAAATCTCCGTAAAATTGTAATTGTTGGTCATGATGATTTAACAAGAAATTTTGTGAAATTTGTTACCACAAATCCCGATTACGGATATGCCTTAATCAGCCAATTTTCACTGATTCAGTCGCATCCGTCAGAAATAATAAATTATTGCGAAGAAAATAAAATAGACGAAATTTATTTAAGTTTAGAAAAAACAACAACCAAACAAGTAGGCTATTTTATTGATTATGTGGATAATAATTTAAAACTTTTAAAGTTCTTGCCTTCAAAAAAGGACTTGCTATCAGCCAATCTAAAAGTAGATTATTACGGAGTAATTCCGGTGATGCCCTCACGAACCACTCCGCTAAATGATCCGTTGAATTATTTTATAAAACGTGGTTTTGATATTGTTTTTTCTTCATTAGTAATTATAGGAATCATGTCGTGGTTAACACCTTTAATCGCTATTTTAATACGATTAGAATCCAAAGGACCTATTTTCTTCAAGCAAAAAAGACACGGTTTAGATTATGAAGAATTTAACTGCTATAAATTTAGGTCGATGTTTGTTAATGACCATGCAGATATTGCAGAAGCTATAAAAAATGACCCCAGAATTACAAAAGTTGGAGCATTTCTTCGCCGTACCAGTTTAGACGAAATGCCTCAGTTTTTTAATGTATTTATTGGGAATATGTCGGTAGTAGGACCTCGTCCGCACATGTTAAACTTTACCGAAAAATATGCTGTAAAAGTAAATAAATTCAAAGCGCGCCATTTTATAAAGCCTGGAATAACAGGCATGGCACAAACTCATGGTTATCGAGGTGAAATTGAAAACGATACCGATATCATCAACCGTATAAAATATGATATTTTTTATATGGAAAGTTGGTCGTTGCTTTTGGACCTTAAAATAATTTATCTCACCATTAAAAATGCGTTGAAAGGCGAGAAAAAGGCGTATTAGTTCTATTTTAAATCTTATTT containing:
- a CDS encoding exopolysaccharide biosynthesis polyprenyl glycosylphosphotransferase produces the protein MQRKIGRYSKYLRPITITFDLFVLVALALLLLPISFQTVFFYLYLSFSWIVTAVITKFYQVYRFTKLIQIAQKIIKQYFLFALNVFALNGLFTLTETYSVLGYYLLFSGFIIVAAKYLVFWLLKLFRKYYKGNLRKIVIVGHDDLTRNFVKFVTTNPDYGYALISQFSLIQSHPSEIINYCEENKIDEIYLSLEKTTTKQVGYFIDYVDNNLKLLKFLPSKKDLLSANLKVDYYGVIPVMPSRTTPLNDPLNYFIKRGFDIVFSSLVIIGIMSWLTPLIAILIRLESKGPIFFKQKRHGLDYEEFNCYKFRSMFVNDHADIAEAIKNDPRITKVGAFLRRTSLDEMPQFFNVFIGNMSVVGPRPHMLNFTEKYAVKVNKFKARHFIKPGITGMAQTHGYRGEIENDTDIINRIKYDIFYMESWSLLLDLKIIYLTIKNALKGEKKAY